In Actinoplanes octamycinicus, the genomic window CCCGCCCGCGAACATCGTCGCCCGCCGATGAACGTGACGATTTTCGATCATGAATCCGCCGGTCACGGTGTCGCACGGCAAGTACGCCGATGATCCGCAGCGCGCCGCACGCTCGTATCGGAGGGCAGGACATTCCAGGATGGAGGCAGCCATGGCATCCCGATGGCTGGGTACTGGCGGATCAAGGGACGTGCCGCGGATGGTCCATACTGGAAGCGTCGGCACGAGCGAATGCACGTGCACCTGCACGGGTCGTCTCGTCCGGGGAGGAAACTGATGCGGCTGCGACATCCCTCCGGCCGGATCGTGCACCTCGCCTGCGGCGTGAGCCTGATCGAGGCGCGGACCCCAGCCGACGCCTTCGCGACGATCGACGCGGTCGCCACCGAGCTGCGCGCCGCCCTGGCCGCCGCCCGCCACGACCTCGGCCGGCTCGGGATCGCCCTGCGCCTGCCCTACCCGCTTGCCGCCGCCCTCGTCGACGACGGGCGCGCCCGCACCCGGCTGCGTGCCGAACTCGACGCCCGAGGCCTCGACGTCGTCACGCTGAACGGCGGGCCCGACGCCGAGGGCGGCGGCCCGCCCCCACTGCCCGACTGGAGCGAGCCGGCCCGGCTGCGGCACACCCTCGACCTGGCCCGGATCCTGGTCGGCCTGCTGCCCGACGAGGAGGTCCGCGGCGCGGTCGGCAGCTGCGGGCTGGCCCGCCGCGCGGACTGGGATGAGGCCCACGAGCGGGCCGGCGCCCGGCACCTGTCCCGGCTCTCCGGCGGGCTCGCCGACCTGGCCTGGCGGGTCGGGCGCGCGGTCCGGGCCGGCTTCCAGCCCGCGCCCGGGCAGGTCCTGGACAGCCCGGAGGACACCGTCGCCGCGCTGACCCGGGTGGACAAGGACCGGCTCGGCGTCTGCCTTGACCTGGCCCGGGTGGTCCGCGACTGGCCGGACCCGGCGGACGGCGTCGACCGGCTCACCGACGCCGGCCTGTCGGTGATCACGGCGCGGATCACCGACCCGGCGGCCGCCTGGCAGCCGGTGCTGCGTCACCTGCTCGCCGCGGACACCGCCCGCACCGAGTACATCGAGGTGGACGCACCCGGCTCGGCGGCCGGGCACCTGGCGTACGTCATCAATGAACTCACCACCCTCGGCCTGGTGCCGGAGCACCAGCCCTGCCCCGCGCCCTGATCCGACGCTGAAGGCCGCCTCGGGATCGAGGCGGCCTTCAGCGCGTCATGCGGATCGTCGCGGGTCAGAGCCCGCTGCCGGACCCCTTGCTGCCGCTGCTCGACAGGGTGTCCGACGGGGCCAGCAGCTCGTCGGTGCCACCGCCGGTGCCGGTCTCGTGGTGCGCCGTGCCGAGCTTCTCACCGAGCTTGGACGACTGCAGCTTGTCCTTGCCCTCGGTGTAGAGCTTGTTGGCCTGAGCCTGGGCGACGCCGGCGGCCTCCTGCACCGTCGGATGGTCCCAGAGCTTCTGGGCGTTCGTCCGGATCTCCTCGTACTTCTCCCGGCCGGCTCGGCTGCCCAGGACGAAGCCCGCCGCGAGGCCGGTGAGGAACATCAGCTTTCCGCGCATGATGGCGGCTCCTTCCGATTCGTGACGCTCACGCGTCTGGAGGCGTGCATACCCATCCTGCCGCGCCGATATGCCGTCCATCCTGGTTTCACTCCTGTTGCCGGAAGTCGCACCAGTGACATCCGCCCCGCCACGCGGCACGGGGGTATCCCCTTCGCGCGCCCCGGGGATCGTCGTGTAATCTTCTCTCCGTCGCCAGGGAAACCGGGCGGCGAGCACGATCCCCTGTAGCTCAATTGGCAGAGCAGCCGGCTGTTAACCGGCAGGTTATTGGTTCGAGTCCAATCGGGGGAGCGATACTTCGAGGCCCGCTTCCGCGGGCCTTCGTCGTTTCCGGCGGCAGGCGGCCCACTCGCGGCCACGCCCTCCTCCGACCGCTCACCCCGGTTTTCGGTACGCCCGCAGCGTGCCGTTCCTGACGAGGCGTCGCCCGGGTCTGCCGGGCTCGTCCTTTCGCCCCCTAGGCCCGAAGTGCGCGGTTACGCTGAGGCTTGCGTTGTTCGCTCTCAGTGAGGTGGTTATGTCGCAGCCGGTCGAGGTGGACGTCGTCATCGTCGGCGGCGGTCTCGCCGGACTTTCCGCGGCCCGCCGACTGGACCGAGCCGGCGTGGAATGGCTGCTGGTCGAGGGCTCCGACCGGATCGGCGGCCGGATCGCCACCGACGTGCACGACGGCTGGCGGATGGACCGCGGCTTCCAGACGCTGAACACCGCCTACCCCCGGCTGCCCGCCCTGGTCGACGTCGACGCCCTGGAGATGAGGTATTTCACCTCGGGCGTGCTGGTCCGCCGCGGCGGCCACCTGCACCGGCTGGAGAACCCGCTCCGCGAACCGCTGACCACGCCGCAGACGCTGCTCTCCGGGGTCGGCTCGCTGACCGACCGGCTCAAGTTCGCCGCGCTGGTCACCCGGTGCGCCACCACGCCCGCCGCGCGGCTGCTGGAGGCGCCCGAGACCACCACCCAGGAGATGCTGCGCAAAGCCGGTCTGTCCCACCGGATCATCGAGGAGGTGCTGCGGCCGTTCTTCTCCGGCGTCTTCGCCGACCGCTCGCTGGACACCTCCAGCCACGTCACCGCGATGGTGCTGCGCTCCTTCGCCCGCGGCCGGATCGGGGTGCCGGCTCTCGGCATGGCCGCGCTGCCCGCCGCGGTGGCCGGCCCGCTGCCCTTCCCGCAACTGCTGATCGGCGCCCGCACCCTGAGCATCGGCTCCGGCATGGTGGTCACCGAGGGCGGCGAGATCCACTGCCGCGCGGTGATCGTCGCCACCGACCCGGTCAGCGCCGCCGACCTGCTCCCGCAGCTGCCGAAACCGGACATGCACGGGCTCACCACGTTCTACTTCGGTGCCGACCACGCGCCGCTCGACGAACCCATCCTGCTGCTCGACGGCGACCGCCGGGAGATCATCGCGAACACCGTGGTGATCAGCAACGCGGCCCCCGAGTACGCGCCCAGCGGCCGCAGCCTGATCGCCGCGACCGTGGTCGGCGTCTCCGCCCCGTCCAGCGCCTCCGAGGCGGTGATCCGGGTCGAGCTGGCCCGGATGTACGGGACGCCGACCGACGACTGGGAACTGCTCAACGTGATCAGCCTGCCGAACGCCCTGCCCGCGGCCCGGGTGCCGCAGGCCGCGCTCCGCAAGCCGGTCGCTCTCGGCGACGGCCTCTTCGTCGCCGGTGATCACCGCGACAGCCCGTCCATCCAGGGAGCGATGGCCGGCGGCTGGCGCACGGCTGGAGCGGTCCTGGCGTCACTCGGCGCCCGGGTCGGGGTGTAGGTCCCTGTCTGGAGGCTTCAACATGAGTGACATCAATCCGGAGAACTTCGCCGAATTCACCACCCAGGACGACGGCGAATCACCGAGCATCGGCGAGGAGGGCCTGCCGGCCGTGATCGACCTGCAGCCCCCCGACATGGTGACAGACCCGCGATCCCAGATCGTTTTGTTGCCACAGACGCTGGTGGAACGATAGATCGCTAGCTGCGGGAGCGGGCCGCGGGTTACTATCGCCGCCGGTACGGGGCGGTAGCTCAGTGGGTTAGAGCAGGGGACTCATAATCCCTCGGTCGCGGGTTCGAGTCCCGCCCGCCCCACCTTTGCCGGCCTGGGGGCGACCCCCAGACCCCGCGTTACGGGGTTGGGGTTGGCTCGTCGGTCGCGGTCCGCGCCAGGACAGGTTCACTGGCGCGGAGTGCACGCCTTGATTTGAAGGCGATGGAC contains:
- a CDS encoding TIM barrel protein → MRLRHPSGRIVHLACGVSLIEARTPADAFATIDAVATELRAALAAARHDLGRLGIALRLPYPLAAALVDDGRARTRLRAELDARGLDVVTLNGGPDAEGGGPPPLPDWSEPARLRHTLDLARILVGLLPDEEVRGAVGSCGLARRADWDEAHERAGARHLSRLSGGLADLAWRVGRAVRAGFQPAPGQVLDSPEDTVAALTRVDKDRLGVCLDLARVVRDWPDPADGVDRLTDAGLSVITARITDPAAAWQPVLRHLLAADTARTEYIEVDAPGSAAGHLAYVINELTTLGLVPEHQPCPAP
- a CDS encoding NAD(P)/FAD-dependent oxidoreductase, encoding MSQPVEVDVVIVGGGLAGLSAARRLDRAGVEWLLVEGSDRIGGRIATDVHDGWRMDRGFQTLNTAYPRLPALVDVDALEMRYFTSGVLVRRGGHLHRLENPLREPLTTPQTLLSGVGSLTDRLKFAALVTRCATTPAARLLEAPETTTQEMLRKAGLSHRIIEEVLRPFFSGVFADRSLDTSSHVTAMVLRSFARGRIGVPALGMAALPAAVAGPLPFPQLLIGARTLSIGSGMVVTEGGEIHCRAVIVATDPVSAADLLPQLPKPDMHGLTTFYFGADHAPLDEPILLLDGDRREIIANTVVISNAAPEYAPSGRSLIAATVVGVSAPSSASEAVIRVELARMYGTPTDDWELLNVISLPNALPAARVPQAALRKPVALGDGLFVAGDHRDSPSIQGAMAGGWRTAGAVLASLGARVGV